The following DNA comes from Microbacterium foliorum.
GCGCCGGGGGAGAAGTGGGAGTACAGCAACACGAACTACCTGGTGCTCGGGCTGCTGATCGAGGCGGTCACCGACCGTGCGATCGCACAGCAGATCGAAGAGCGCATCGTGACACCGCTGGCACTCGAGCACACGTACTTCCCCGCTCCGGGTGAGCTCCCGCTCCGCGGCGAGCACCCCACCGGCTACCATGCCGACGTTCCGGGAGAGCTGCGTGATATCTCCACCATGGACACCTCATTTGCCTGGTCGGCCGGCGCCATGGTGTCCACCCCGGCAGAGCTCAACACCTTCATGCGCGCGCTGCTGAACGGGGAGCTGCTGAGCGGTGCGGCGCTCGAGACGATGAAAACCTCTGTGCCGGCAGGCGATGAGCTCTGGCCGGAGGCCGAGTACGGACTCGGTCTGCAGCGGTACCCCCTCAGCTGCGGAGGATTCGCCTGGGGACACGGCGGTGACATCCCCGGCACCCAGACGCGCAATGCCGTCGCGCCGGACGGCACTGCCGCCACGATCGCGGTGACCGCGCTGCCCTGGGCAGTGGTCTCCCCGGACGACGAGGAGGTGCTGCTCGAGCAGTACCGGATCGTCGTCGAAGCACTCGACGAGACGCTGTGCGATCGGTGATCACACCTCGGTCCACTCCGGGTCCTGCCCCCAGACGGGGGCGGGGCGCGGCGTGGTTGACTGAGTCCATGACCCCTGCGGAGCCGCCCTCCCGCGCCGAACGCGTGCGCCGCGCGATTCCGCCGGCGCTCGTGCTCGCTGCGGCGATCGGCTATCTCGGCGCCGACCTGTGGATCGACGAGCTCCCCGCGACAGTGCCGGGCGATGTGTCGCCGTTGGTGCACGCCGCTCTGGTCGCCCTGCAGGCCGTCCTTCTCGTGTTCCGCCGGCGCGCACCCATCATCGTCTTCGCCGGAGCCGTGCTGCTCGACGCCGTGATCCTGGCGACCTCGGCGGGGGAGCTGGGGGTCGGCTCGCTGGGCGTGATCCTCGCCGCCTATGCGATGGCCCGGCGCAGCCCGCGCAACCCGGCGCTGACGGCGCTCGCCCTCGGCGCGCTCGTGACCACCGGAGTCGGTGCGAGTGCGCTGCTCTTGGGGTCACGCGAATCGGCGCTCGTCCTGATCCTCACCGTGATCGCCCGCGTGGTCCTGCAGTACGCGGCTCCCGCCGCCGTCGCCGAGTATGTCCGCGGTCGCGAGCGTCTCGCGGATGCACTGCAGGAGCAGGCGCGGATGGCCGAGCACGAGCGGCGCGAGCGCGCCGAGCGCGAGGTGCGTGCCGAGCGCGAGGCCCTCGCCCGGGAACTGCACGACATCGCCGGACACCACCTCTCGGGGATCGTCGTGAGCGCCCAGGCCGCCACCGCTCTCACCCGCAGTGATCTCGACCGGGCGCGGGAGATGATGCAGACGGTGCAGGACGATGCCCGCATCGCGCTCGCCGACCTCCGACGGACGGTCGGGCTCCTGCGCAGCGACGACGACACGCCTTCCGGTGCTCCGAGCCCCGTGCCGACCATCGCCGGCATCGGAGCGCTCGTGGACGCCGCGCGGGAACGGGGTCAACGCGTCGCTCTCACCACTGCCGGGGATGCTCGTCCGGTGGGTGCGCTCGCCGAGACCACCGCGTACCGGATGGTGCAGGAATCGCTCGCGAACGCCGCGAGACACGCGCCCGGAGCGGCGTGCGCCGTCACCGTACGGTTCGGAGCGGATGCCGTGCAGATCACGGTCGCCAACGAGCCGTCCGCCGAAGGCCGAACACGCGAGACGACGGAGAGGTCGGGCGTCGGCTACGGGCTCTCCGGCATGGCGGAGCGGGCCGAACTCATCGGGGCGCACCTGTCGGCCGGGCCCGACGACGGCGGCGGATGGACGAATCGCCTGGACATCCCCTTCGACGGACGGAGCGCCCCATGATCCGTGTCCTCATCGCCGACGACCAGGCCGTCGTGCGCGCAGGCCTCGCCGTCATCCTCGGAGCCGAGGCCGACATCGAGGTGATCGGCGAAGCGGTCGACGGCGCCGACGCCGTGCGTCTCGCCCGCAGCCTCCGCCCCGACGTCGTCTGCATGGACATCCGGATGCCGGGATCAGACGGCATCGCGGCCACCCGCGAGATCGTCGGAGACGCCGCCCTGGCGACCGACGTGCTCATTCTCACCACCTTCGATGTGGACGCCGACGTCTTCGCCGCTCTCGAGGCCGGTGCCGCCGGGTTCCTCCTCAAGGGCGCCGACGAGCACACACTGCTCGGCGCGGTCCGCTCGGTGGCCGCCGGCGACGGAACCCTCGACCAGCGGCTGACTCGTCGCATCCTGCACGAGTTCGGCGAACGCCGTCGAGCGAGCACCGCGCAGATGCCGGCCGAGGGGCCTCCGCTGACCGAGAGGGAACTGGACGTGCTCCGGCTCCTCGCCGAGGGGCTGTCGAATGCCGAGATCGCCGACCGCCTCTTCGTCGAGCTGACGACCGTCAAGTACCACCTCGCCGGCATCCTCCAGAAGACCGGAGCCCGCGACCGCCTGCAGGCCGTGCTCTGGGGAATCAGGGCCGGGATCGTCGAAGCCGGGTGACAGCGGTCGCGCAGTCGAGAGCCACACGGGGCTCGACGTCTATCCGTTCTGATTCGCGTCCCGCGACGTGGGCTCGATGAGCCGGAACAGCCCGGTCATGTCGCCGGAGCTGAAATCGCGAGAGGCGTAGAGGCCGGCGCCCTCGGCGGTCGAGAACAGTCCGACGAAGGCCGTTGCGGGGGCGACCTCAGCGATTCGCTCGGCGAGTCGGTCCAGCATGCGCGCCCCCAGGCCGGTTCCCTGGAAGGCCGGGATGACAGCGAGATCCTGCACGTAGAAGTACTTCACGCCGTCTCCGACGACGCGCCCCATGCCCACGGGCTCGTCGCCGGCATACGCGACCACGCCGAAGGTGGAGCCGGCCAGCGAATCCGCGATCGTCGCCCAGTCGAAGGCGTCGTGCCAGCCCACCGACTCAGCAATCGATCGATGCTCTGCCGCAGTGGCCACGCGGTCGAGGATTGTTGTCGCGTCGGTCATCTCGTTCCGTTCGTGTGTCTGGGGTGTAGCGATGTCGACACCCGGATCGCCGTGATCGAGCGCTGCCGAGCAGTCTGCCACGGTCAGCGCGGTCAGGCGAACGTGCCCAACGCGCGCCGGTAGCTGTCGCTGTTCTCCCGTGTCGCAGAGGTCGTGAGAAGGGCGTTCTCGCCGACTCTGTGGGTGAACTCACCTGCACAGGGAATGGTCACGATCTTCGTCAGGCCGGCACGCCACGCCGGGATCAGTGCCGGCAGATCCCGCCGTTCGGGTTGGTCTTCGAGTCGTGCCGGCATCGCCGCCAAATGAGCCTCCGCTCCCTTCTGCGACCAGGTGGCGAACGATCCATGGTCGAACGCGGTGTCGCCGAACTCGTCGCGCCAGCTGGGTCCGACTATGCGGTGGAGAAGCTCAGCGCGTTCGGGTGAACCGTCAGCGGTGGTCCGAAGCTCGTCGAACAACCGCGGATCCTGGTCGCGGCCGGCGTGAGCCAGGGCCGCATGCCAGATGCGGGGCCACGTGGCACCCCACTCGTCGCGAGTGGCGGCACGGACTGCGGGATCCGGAACGGCGACGGGCGTATCCACCAGCAGCGGAGGCAGGTCATCGCCTTCGGGCTGCAGTTCGTACGCTTCCCGCAGCCAGAGCAGCTCCATGAGGATGTGCGGGCTGTCGTCGACCGTGATCGACATGTCGTGCGGCCACGGGTTGCCCGGCATCGGTGCGCTGGATCTCATGGTCCCCCTTTCCGGCCCACCCATCCTGGCGGTCTCGCCTGCTCGAAGCAACGACCTGCAGGGGTTGCAGTCGAAGTTGGGGCGGAGTGCATCGACGTGCACTCCGCCCCATCTCGATCCTGAGGTCAGCCCGCGGCGGGCGCGATCTCGTTCGGCGTCACCTCGAGCTCGGTGCTCGCGAGCACCTCACCGGTAGTCAGGTCGACCGCATGCACGCTGTTCGCTGCCGGTTCGGTGACGTAGGCGATGTTCCCGGCGACGACGATGGCGGGGTGGGCGTCCTGCCATTCGGCCGGGCCCTCCCACGCCTCGACGACGGGGAAGCTGTCGGTGATCTCGCCGGACTCCGGGTCGAGCACGTGGATCGATCCGTCGCTGCTGAGGATGTACGCGAGGTCCTCCGGTCCGCGCACGACGTCGCGGAAGGTGTACTCGACGCCCTCGGGAAGGTCGACGACCTCGAGCGTCTTGGCCTCGGTGTCGATCAGAGTCACGGCGCTGAGCAGGTAGCCCTCGGCGTCGATGTCGTTCTTGTAGTCTCCGACGATGATCGGGCTGGTCTCGCTGACGTAGGCGTTGCCCATGCGGCCGTAGGGCTGGTCGGGAGCATCGACCTTCGTGATCTCGCCGTCGTGGTAGATGATCGCGCCGTTCTCGCAACCGAAGACGACGGCCTCATCCTTCGCGGTGCCCTCGCCGTGCACGCCGGGGCACTGGTCCGACGACGCGATCTCGGCGCCCTCAGCATCCTTCGCGACGATGCCGTTGCGGCCGTCGGCGTTGCCCACCGTGGTCAGGAAGGTGCCGTCCTCGAGCACGACCGAGACGCCGTGGTGCGCCTCGACACCCGGGATGGTCTCGACGTCTGGAAGGCCGTCTGCGCTCGCCAGGTCTGCGGTGTCGAAGATCGTGGTGTCGCTCGTGCCGTCGGCGTAGAGCACGGTCTTGTCGGCATGCCGAACGACGTGACCCGGGGTGTCGGCCTCGAAGATCGTGTCGGTGAGCTCGGGCTCGTCGGTCGATCCGGCGGCCGTGTCGAGCACCTGGAAGCCCTCGCTCATGGTGACCATGACGTGTCGGTCATCGCCTGCGGGGTTGAGGCGCGTGAACGGCTCGGACTCGAAGTCGGCCACGGTGTCGAGGGTCTCGCCGTCGAGCACGAGGATGCCGCCCTCATAGGCGACCGCGACGCGGGGGCCCGGTTGCGAATCGGAACCGCTGCCGTCGGGGGTGGATGCCGGCGCGGTCGAGCCGCCGGCGGCGCACGACGCCAGCGTGACGACGGCGCCGAGCGCCGCGGCGCTGATCAACGCGCGACGAAGGGGGGAGGTTCGCATGTGCTTTCCTCTTTCTCTGTGGTGAGGCCTCACTGGGTGAGACCGGTGGTGATGCGTTCGGTGTTGACGCGCATCATGGTCAGGTAGTCGGGTGCGCCCTCGTCGGGTGCGGTGAGCGACTCGGTGAAGAGCTCGATGACCTCGACTTGCACATTCGCCTCGCTCGCGAGGGCCTGCACCAGGCGGTCCGGCGAGGAGGACTCCGCGAAGATCGCTGGCACCCCGGTCTCCTCGATCGCGTCGACGAGGTCGGCGAGGTCGGATGCCGAGGGTGCGGCGAGCGTCGTGCCACCGGGGATCACCGCGCCGACGATGTCGAAGTCGAAGCGCTGAGCGAGGTAGCCGAAGACGTGGTGATTGGTGACCAGCGCGCGTCGATCATCGGGGATCGTGGCGAAGGCGTCGGCCATCTCCGCGTCCAGCTCTCGGAGCTCCTCGCGGTAGTCCGCGATCGTCGAATCGAGCGCCTCGACATCGATGCCGTCGAGCTCTGCGAGCACCGGCCCGACGGCATCGACCACGTCGATCATGCGCTCGGGGTCGGTCCAGAAGTGCGAATCCGGCATCCCCGCGGCGTCGCCCTCGCTGTAGTCGAGCACCTCGATGACATCCCCCGCCACGAACGCGGGCACGTCGGCGGCCCCGTCGAGGTGCTGCTGCAACCCCTCCTCCAGGCCGAGCCCGTTGGACACCAGCAGGTCGGCGCTGCGCAGAGTGGCAGCCTCCTGCGCCGAGATCTCGAACGAGTGCGGGTCGGCGTTGGGCTTCATGAGCGTCACGACCTGCGCCTGGTCGCCGACCAGCTCTTCGACGACGTCGCCGAGGATGTTCGTCGAGACGACGATGGTCGGGCGGGAGTCGCTTGCTGTCGAGCAGGCGGCGAGGCCAGTAGCGGTGAGGCCGACGAGGGCGAACGTCGCGAGGAGGCGTGCGGGGCGCATGTCAGCGTCCTGTCTCGGCGACGAACGCCGGTTCGGTGGCGGTGTCGAAGGTGCGGGCGACGCGCGCGGCATCCGCGTAGTCGATCTCGTAGAGCCTGTGCTCGGCCGGTGCGCTCAGGTAGGCGCGGTGCTGATCGGCGATGAGCGTCGGCGTCATGCCTGCGGCGAGGGACTCGGCTGCGAGTGGCGGTGTCTCCGCGAGCACGGCACCACTTTCGTCGTCCAGCACGAGCACGCGGCCGTCCTGCGCGAGAGCGAGCAGGTGGCCGTCTTCGTCGTCTACCGCAGTCACGTGCACCAGTGGTGCGGGGGAGGGGAGGAGAGTCCACGACCTCGCGCGGGTGTCGAGCACCCAGATCCCTTCGGAGCCGGCGAGCCCCGCGACGGTCGGGCGTCCCTCGCGGTTGTCGAAGTCCGTGACGGCCGGCGCAGTCGTGCCTTCCGGGTAGGGGATGCGCTCCACTTGCAGCTCATCGCCGTCGACGTGCGCGAGGAGGGCGCCGTCTGCGCATCCGACGACCGCACCGACCCGCGTGGTGATCGTGCCGGCGGGAGCAACGCACGACTCATCGAGACCGGTCTCCTCGCCATCGGCGGTGTACCCGCGCACACTCGTGCCGATGCCGTCAGTCGCCTCGGTGACCAGTGCGAACGAGCCCACCGGCACGACAAGACCGTCGTGCGGCTCGCGCTCGATTCGGAACAGCTCGCTGATCTCGCGCTTCGACAGCGCGTGGGTGTCGAGCAGCACGGCATCGCCGGAGCCCGCGAACGAGATGCCGGTGCCGCCGGTCGTGGAGAGATTGGTCGTCGCGATGGTGGCGTCGCCTTTTCCGTCCACCGCGCCGAGCAGAGCGGGTTCAGCGCGGTAGTAGTGGAAGTGATCGACGTGATCCCAGGTCCAGACGCCGCTGTCGACGATCTCGACTCCGTCGCTCGTCTCTGCGAACAGGTACCGTCCGTCGGTCGTCATGTCGGTGGGCGCCGGGATCTCGCCTATGTCCGTGACGCGCTCGTCGAGCAGGTCCAGGTGGCTGACGGTGCCGTGCGGATCGATCGAGGTCAGGCCGAGCTGCGGTTCGGCCACCTCTTCCGCGCCGGCGATGTCGCCGTGCCCGTCGTCCGTCGTTCCGCTCGAGGGCGGCTCGGCGGGGGTCGTGCCGCAGGCGGCGAGAGCGACCGTGAGGGCGCCGGTCAGGGCGAACAGAGTGATGCGAGAGCGCACGGGGTCCTTCCTTGTCGTATGTCGTGCGGGAGGTCGCGTCG
Coding sequences within:
- a CDS encoding GNAT family N-acetyltransferase → MTDATTILDRVATAAEHRSIAESVGWHDAFDWATIADSLAGSTFGVVAYAGDEPVGMGRVVGDGVKYFYVQDLAVIPAFQGTGLGARMLDRLAERIAEVAPATAFVGLFSTAEGAGLYASRDFSSGDMTGLFRLIEPTSRDANQNG
- the aztC gene encoding zinc ABC transporter substrate-binding protein AztC produces the protein MRPARLLATFALVGLTATGLAACSTASDSRPTIVVSTNILGDVVEELVGDQAQVVTLMKPNADPHSFEISAQEAATLRSADLLVSNGLGLEEGLQQHLDGAADVPAFVAGDVIEVLDYSEGDAAGMPDSHFWTDPERMIDVVDAVGPVLAELDGIDVEALDSTIADYREELRELDAEMADAFATIPDDRRALVTNHHVFGYLAQRFDFDIVGAVIPGGTTLAAPSASDLADLVDAIEETGVPAIFAESSSPDRLVQALASEANVQVEVIELFTESLTAPDEGAPDYLTMMRVNTERITTGLTQ
- a CDS encoding serine hydrolase domain-containing protein, encoding MNGSPTPQNQPAPRRRMRTVIAIAAAALLVAGAITAGALFRASDRPASSADAATTGDLETRLQSLVDAGYPAALASVTSPDGEVENAVAGEGDIETGQAPPLDAEVRIASNTKMFVATIVLQLVDEGLVDLDAPIDTYLPGLIRGAGIDGAGITVLQLLQQTTGLPEYADQIAADAFGAQKRYISPRDMLDIALSRPASFAPGEKWEYSNTNYLVLGLLIEAVTDRAIAQQIEERIVTPLALEHTYFPAPGELPLRGEHPTGYHADVPGELRDISTMDTSFAWSAGAMVSTPAELNTFMRALLNGELLSGAALETMKTSVPAGDELWPEAEYGLGLQRYPLSCGGFAWGHGGDIPGTQTRNAVAPDGTAATIAVTALPWAVVSPDDEEVLLEQYRIVVEALDETLCDR
- the aztD gene encoding zinc metallochaperone AztD, producing the protein MRTSPLRRALISAAALGAVVTLASCAAGGSTAPASTPDGSGSDSQPGPRVAVAYEGGILVLDGETLDTVADFESEPFTRLNPAGDDRHVMVTMSEGFQVLDTAAGSTDEPELTDTIFEADTPGHVVRHADKTVLYADGTSDTTIFDTADLASADGLPDVETIPGVEAHHGVSVVLEDGTFLTTVGNADGRNGIVAKDAEGAEIASSDQCPGVHGEGTAKDEAVVFGCENGAIIYHDGEITKVDAPDQPYGRMGNAYVSETSPIIVGDYKNDIDAEGYLLSAVTLIDTEAKTLEVVDLPEGVEYTFRDVVRGPEDLAYILSSDGSIHVLDPESGEITDSFPVVEAWEGPAEWQDAHPAIVVAGNIAYVTEPAANSVHAVDLTTGEVLASTELEVTPNEIAPAAG
- a CDS encoding sensor histidine kinase, yielding MTPAEPPSRAERVRRAIPPALVLAAAIGYLGADLWIDELPATVPGDVSPLVHAALVALQAVLLVFRRRAPIIVFAGAVLLDAVILATSAGELGVGSLGVILAAYAMARRSPRNPALTALALGALVTTGVGASALLLGSRESALVLILTVIARVVLQYAAPAAVAEYVRGRERLADALQEQARMAEHERRERAEREVRAEREALARELHDIAGHHLSGIVVSAQAATALTRSDLDRAREMMQTVQDDARIALADLRRTVGLLRSDDDTPSGAPSPVPTIAGIGALVDAARERGQRVALTTAGDARPVGALAETTAYRMVQESLANAARHAPGAACAVTVRFGADAVQITVANEPSAEGRTRETTERSGVGYGLSGMAERAELIGAHLSAGPDDGGGWTNRLDIPFDGRSAP
- a CDS encoding response regulator translates to MIRVLIADDQAVVRAGLAVILGAEADIEVIGEAVDGADAVRLARSLRPDVVCMDIRMPGSDGIAATREIVGDAALATDVLILTTFDVDADVFAALEAGAAGFLLKGADEHTLLGAVRSVAAGDGTLDQRLTRRILHEFGERRRASTAQMPAEGPPLTERELDVLRLLAEGLSNAEIADRLFVELTTVKYHLAGILQKTGARDRLQAVLWGIRAGIVEAG
- a CDS encoding ABC transporter, which encodes MRSRITLFALTGALTVALAACGTTPAEPPSSGTTDDGHGDIAGAEEVAEPQLGLTSIDPHGTVSHLDLLDERVTDIGEIPAPTDMTTDGRYLFAETSDGVEIVDSGVWTWDHVDHFHYYRAEPALLGAVDGKGDATIATTNLSTTGGTGISFAGSGDAVLLDTHALSKREISELFRIEREPHDGLVVPVGSFALVTEATDGIGTSVRGYTADGEETGLDESCVAPAGTITTRVGAVVGCADGALLAHVDGDELQVERIPYPEGTTAPAVTDFDNREGRPTVAGLAGSEGIWVLDTRARSWTLLPSPAPLVHVTAVDDEDGHLLALAQDGRVLVLDDESGAVLAETPPLAAESLAAGMTPTLIADQHRAYLSAPAEHRLYEIDYADAARVARTFDTATEPAFVAETGR